Genomic window (Pseudomonadota bacterium):
GGGTCCGCGCCGAGATCGGCGGTGCGCAGACGATGCTGCGCGCTCGGCTGTGCCTGCTTGCGTGCGGGGCCATGTCGAACCTTCCCGCGCGCAGCGGAATCGTGCCTCCCCAGACCTATCATCGCACCGTGCAGGCGACCTACGCGCTGCCGGATGTGAGAGACGCAGAGATCCACCTCGGCCACGCCGTGGCCCCCGGGTCGTTTGGCTACGCGGTCTCCCTCGGTGACGGAACCGCCAAGATAGGGGTGATCAACCGTCTCGAGGCGCGCTCCGGATTTCGCGCCCTGGTCGAACGCTGTATCGCCGGATTCCCATGGGCGCCGCCCGCCGCTCGGTTGCAGGGCGCGTCCTGGCCGTGGGAGACGCCGCAGGGCAGGCCAAGACCACCACCGGCGGAGGCATCTACTACGCCATGCAATGCGCCCAGACGCTGGCCGAGACGGTTCTCGAAGCGCGCAAGGGACGCGACTTCCGGCTGCCGTGGCTGGCACGATACGAGCATCGGTGGCGACAGCACCTGGGCTTCGAGCTTCGGGCCGGGCTCTGGATGCGCAGGCTGCTCGAGCACGTGAGCGACGACGAGGTGTCGCGCCTGGTGGCCGCCGTCGACAGCGCGGCCGCGCGCGCGCTCATCGATCGCGACTGGCGCTTCGACTATCATCGACGCCTGCTGCTCACGCTGGCGCGCATGCCGGAGGTGCGAGAGCCCCTCTGGAGCGCTCTTCTCCGCGGCGCCGTGAGCGGAGGGCGCGGGCGTTCCGCCGAGACCCGCTGCGCCGTGCCCTTGGTGGGGAG
Coding sequences:
- a CDS encoding NAD(P)/FAD-dependent oxidoreductase, whose amino-acid sequence is PWPQTAFSTCRPARPSCFVAPVTERAPPALGRSYRKSTLRSVVSGVQIDMPDIIVVGAGPAGTTAAHALARAGLVVLVLEEHASAGLPVHCTGIVGEALFTTFDLPRSLVRETLSRFRVFAPSQERYFDLEARPGTSSAAYVLDRAALDRTLAERAAEAGVRFLYGARVREVTSETEEVRVRAEIGGAQTMLRARLCLLACGAMSNLPARSGIVPPQTYHRTVQATYALPDVRDAEIHLGHAVAPGSFGYAVSLGDGTAKIGVINRLEARSGFRALVERCIAGFPWAPPAARLQGASWPWETPQGRPRPPPAEASTTPCNAPRRWPRRFSKRARDATSGCRGWHDTSIGGDSTWASSFGPGSGCAGCSST